A region of the Nitrospirota bacterium genome:
CCTACTGAGGCTGCGGCATGGGTTGATTATGATAAAGATGGTTTTATAGATCTCTACCTGGCGAATTATGAGAGACCTCTTCATGAAACTATTGACAGGGCAAGAGGCACTCCCGACCGTCTGTTTCACAACAATGGCAATGGTACTTTTGATGATGTAAGTATGATATCGGGTATAACATTACGGGAGAATATGTGCGGGAGGGGTGTCAGCTGGGGTGACTATGACAACGATGGTGACTCGGACATATATGTTTCAAACTACAGACTTGATCCGAACTTATTATGGAACAATAACGGAGACGGGACATTTTCTAATAAGGCTGAGGAAAAAGGTGTTGAAGGAGATGAAACTGAAGGGGCTTACGGACATACTATAGGGTCAGAGTGGGGTGATTATGACAATGATGGCGACTTGGACCTGTTTGTCTCCAATCTTGCCCACCCAAGGTATATAGGTTATTCTGACAAGAGTATGCTTCTCGAAAATCAGGGGCCGCCCCGTTATAACTTTATAAACCGGTTTGGCGACTCAGGAATAAGATTTGAAGAAACATCCGCTGATCCTTCCTTTATTGACTACGATAATGACGGGTTTCTGGATATCTTCTTTACATCCACATATAAAGATAGAAACAGTTTTTTATACAAGGGTAACGGTGACGGGACGTTTAAAGATGTAACGTGGCTTGCAGGAGTCAGGGTAGACGATGGATGGGGCGATGCTTTTGCAGACTTTGATAATGATGGTGACATGGACCTTGCGATTGGAGGCGGTGCAGGGCTGAAATTATTTAGAAATGATGGGAATGAACACCACTGGCTGCATGTAAAAGTAGTGGGGCGTGAGTCAAACTATTCAGGCATAGGGGCGAGAGTCATTATCAGGCCGGGCGAAGTCAACCCAACCCAAACAACCACTAAGCGTCACCCTGAACCTGGTTTGTTGTCTCCCGGGGAGGAGACCACGAAACAAAAAACAGATTCCCGCGCCACCTTCAAGATGCAAATGCGTGAGGTCCAGGGTGGGAAAGGCAGCGGCTCCCAGCACTCACTCCCTGTGGAGTTCGGACTTGGAGATTACAGCGGACTTCTTGATCTCGAAGTGCTGTTTCCATCAGGCAAGGCCATAAGATTAAACGGCGTAACTCCGGACCAGCTTATCATCGTGGATGAGCGGGCTGAGGGTGAACCATCTGTGAATTGACACGGTGTATTGGCCTATGTTATTTTAAGCATGTTTGGATCTGTGCGGGTGTAGCTCAGTGGTAGAGTCCCAGCTTCCCAAGCTGGTTGTCGCGGGTTCAAATCCCGTCGCCCGCTCCATTATTTCCTAATAATATCAATAAGTTGAGATTTCAAAAGTGTGTCCCCAGACTGTCCCCAGAACTACCTACAGAGCTACTTTCCAGACAAATTCCCCAATAGATTTTAACGTAATTTACTGCGATCCTGCCGGTTACCGAGCAGCAAATCCTCAAGTATAAAACTCTGGCTTCCAGCAAATTCTTGTTTTAAATAGCAGCCAAAAGCAAGCCAAAATCGATTTATTTCTCAACCCATCTCCCATCAGAAAAGTTAAAAAACCTTGGGGCCCGCACAACTCTTGCACTAACAAGCCTGCGGTTTTCCTCCTGTGGCCCATATGAACCAGCAGATCGTGGCGCTGTGATTACTTCTATTACGGCTACCAGTAGCGGTTGTTTTTTGTTTGAATCGAATTTTGGCAAAACAGCATTAATTTCTCCCTTGGTGACAACATTAGCAAGTCCGAGCGTTGTTGATCCATATGTTCCACAGAGGCTCATGACAACCTGTCCTACAGGAGGCTGGCGTTGTGCAACCAGGAGGGCATAACTTGCCCCCACGCGGGTACTGATGAAAACATCTTGAGATACTATTATTGCCCGGTCATCTCCCTTCAACGATTCTATTTCCAATATCTTCTTTGTAAGCGATTCCTTTATTTCCTGCGTATTACAAACTTTCGATTCGATTTCTCTCACCTTCTTCTGTAATAACGTAATCGCCTCACTCTTCTGAATAAAAAATGTGCTTGGGCAGTCCGATTCGTCCGGGAAAATAAAATAGAAAGGAAGCGGTTTATCTATATCTAACGGCTCCTTTTGATAAGGTGTCAGATTGACCATTCTGGCCATAAGGTACTCAGAGGCCGGACAGGCGAGGGGACTGCCGATAGTGACCTTTGCTCTGTCGTCTTTGAGCATTTTGATCCAGTCATCATCCTTGATCTGCTCGATACGATCCCAGAGAAGCACATCCTGGATATCGATATGCATACCCGCAAGCTTCGTTCTGGTAAACCGTGTGACTGCTCGCATATCCCAGCGTGAAACAGTTTCAGTCTTAAGTTCTTGATGGTATCTGGCTGCAATAA
Encoded here:
- a CDS encoding helix-turn-helix domain-containing protein yields the protein MDNITTFRLPDVLRKRYERKGRSWDALAKAIFEANNRERGVDRRKLKRLCDGEDVYLSVSELLALDQYLRRFNEGLAENTIFYRGENILDSLAESEALTIFIAARYHQELKTETVSRWDMRAVTRFTRTKLAGMHIDIQDVLLWDRIEQIKDDDWIKMLKDDRAKVTIGSPLACPASEYLMARMVNLTPYQKEPLDIDKPLPFYFIFPDESDCPSTFFIQKSEAITLLQKKVREIESKVCNTQEIKESLTKKILEIESLKGDDRAIIVSQDVFISTRVGASYALLVAQRQPPVGQVVMSLCGTYGSTTLGLANVVTKGEINAVLPKFDSNKKQPLLVAVIEVITAPRSAGSYGPQEENRRLVSARVVRAPRFFNFSDGRWVEK